A single window of Archangium gephyra DNA harbors:
- a CDS encoding Uma2 family endonuclease, whose translation MVTRRPSESESTERNAPSVEAAFQAAPEEMVAEILEGELHLSPRPARPHANVASNLGGILMAPFKFGRGGPGGWVIIDEPELHLGPRPDKVVPDLAGWRRARLPDALGGDEAPAHYDLAPDWACEILSERTRSRDKGQKMRIYAREGVRHLWHVDPLARMLEIFRLQESQWTLVHSFSGEERVRAEPFDALELELALLWSR comes from the coding sequence ATGGTCACTCGTCGCCCGTCCGAGTCGGAGTCCACCGAGCGAAACGCCCCGTCCGTCGAGGCGGCCTTCCAGGCTGCGCCGGAGGAGATGGTGGCGGAGATTCTGGAGGGTGAGCTGCACCTCAGTCCTCGTCCGGCCCGCCCGCATGCCAACGTGGCGTCCAACCTGGGCGGTATCCTCATGGCGCCCTTCAAGTTCGGCAGGGGAGGACCGGGTGGCTGGGTCATCATCGACGAGCCGGAGCTGCACCTCGGCCCCCGCCCGGACAAGGTCGTGCCGGACCTCGCCGGATGGAGGCGCGCTCGCCTGCCGGATGCTCTCGGAGGAGACGAAGCTCCGGCGCATTACGACCTCGCCCCGGACTGGGCCTGTGAGATCCTCTCCGAGCGCACGCGCAGCAGGGACAAGGGGCAGAAGATGCGCATCTACGCCCGGGAAGGGGTGCGGCACCTGTGGCACGTGGACCCCTTGGCTCGCATGCTCGAGATCTTCCGGCTTCAGGAAAGTCAGTGGACCCTCGTCCATTCCTTTTCCGGAGAGGAGCGGGTGCGCGCCGAGCCCTTCGATGCCCTCGAGCTCGAACTGGCGTTGCTCTGGTCCAGATAG
- a CDS encoding NIF family HAD-type phosphatase produces the protein MTDTDKILLVLDLDETLIHASDTRLARAEDFRLFDYYVYVRPHVERFLTECAASFRLAVWSSASDDYVAEVVKRIFPRQLTPEFVWGRSRCTFSLDRAQVREFGYLDPGSHYNYVKKLHKLKRKGYRLERTLIVDDTPSKCAHNYGNAIYVKEYNGEEDDQELPALSRYLATLADAVNVRTLEKRHWRSSSAAQTRPVVP, from the coding sequence ATGACGGACACGGACAAGATACTGCTGGTCCTCGACCTGGATGAGACGTTGATCCATGCCAGCGACACGCGGCTGGCGCGGGCGGAGGACTTCCGTCTCTTCGATTACTACGTCTACGTCCGGCCCCACGTGGAGCGCTTCCTGACGGAGTGCGCCGCCTCCTTCCGTCTCGCGGTCTGGTCCTCCGCCTCCGATGACTACGTCGCCGAGGTCGTGAAGCGCATCTTCCCCCGTCAGCTCACTCCGGAGTTCGTCTGGGGCAGGAGCCGGTGCACGTTCTCGCTCGACCGCGCGCAGGTGCGGGAGTTCGGGTACCTCGACCCGGGCTCCCACTACAACTACGTCAAGAAGCTCCACAAGCTGAAGCGCAAGGGCTACCGGCTGGAGCGCACCCTGATCGTGGATGACACCCCCTCCAAGTGCGCCCACAACTACGGCAACGCCATCTACGTGAAGGAATACAACGGGGAGGAGGACGACCAGGAGCTGCCGGCCCTCTCCAGGTACCTGGCCACCCTCGCGGATGCCGTCAACGTGAGGACCCTCGAGAAGCGGCACTGGCGGTCCTCGTCCGCCGCTCAGACCCGGCCCGTCGTGCCCTGA